The following coding sequences are from one Paenibacillus tundrae window:
- a CDS encoding helix-turn-helix domain-containing protein, whose product MANNPNDPAMLLTRQQYTHPPGILVSDHYIQPYGYACYREQGTKDWLIIYTLSGQGWINNGGKGYLSCTPGTLTMVSPGTIQDYFTEEGEVWEKLWAHFIPRLSWADWMPTSNTDGPLIQLDLLNEHSRQAIESALWRVISYRLHGDAALRDELTLNALEEVILLVASQNQSQKTLDARVQEVLNIITQEYTGQLLIEDLGKRVCLSPSRLSHLFKEQVGDTIMGTLMKHRLKQAEKLLKYTLRPVTEIALSVGFHSPDYFSRQFATHFGVTPSNYRKASRNVF is encoded by the coding sequence ATGGCTAATAACCCTAACGATCCTGCTATGTTATTGACGAGGCAGCAGTATACACACCCTCCGGGAATTCTCGTATCCGATCATTACATCCAGCCCTATGGCTACGCTTGTTATCGAGAACAAGGAACCAAAGACTGGTTAATTATTTATACTCTATCAGGTCAAGGATGGATTAATAATGGAGGCAAAGGGTACTTAAGCTGTACACCGGGGACGTTAACCATGGTATCTCCTGGCACAATCCAGGATTACTTTACGGAAGAAGGGGAAGTCTGGGAGAAACTATGGGCTCACTTTATTCCCCGCCTAAGCTGGGCCGACTGGATGCCGACTAGCAATACAGACGGGCCTTTAATTCAACTTGATCTACTTAACGAGCATTCCCGACAAGCGATTGAATCAGCCTTGTGGAGAGTGATCTCCTATCGATTACACGGAGATGCTGCGTTGAGAGATGAGCTCACCTTAAATGCGCTTGAAGAAGTCATTTTGTTAGTCGCCAGCCAGAATCAGTCGCAGAAGACGTTAGACGCACGCGTACAGGAAGTACTCAACATCATAACTCAGGAATACACAGGACAACTCCTTATTGAGGATCTAGGTAAGCGCGTGTGTCTATCTCCTTCGCGATTATCTCATTTGTTCAAGGAACAAGTCGGCGATACCATTATGGGCACACTGATGAAGCATCGTTTGAAACAAGCCGAGAAGCTGTTAAAGTACACGCTTCGTCCCGTCACTGAGATTGCTCTATCTGTTGGTTTTCATTCACCCGATTATTTCTCGCGGCAATTTGCCACTCATTTTGGCGTCACTCCATCCAACTATCGGAAGGCGTCTAGGAATGTGTTTTGA